The following proteins are encoded in a genomic region of Herminiimonas arsenicoxydans:
- a CDS encoding conserved hypothetical protein (Evidence 4 : Homologs of previously reported genes of unknown function) yields the protein MALKSTIFKADLQIADMDRQYYDGHMLTIARHPSETDERMMVRILAFVLHASEALAFGKGLSADDEPDLWRKDLTGAIDLWIEVGQPDEKRIMKACGRSSQVIIYSYSGMSNIWWNQTAGKVERAKNLSVFNLPAATSQALAKLAQRNMQLQCTIQDAQVWINGDGESLLIDLLTLKAPAAAAR from the coding sequence ATGGCCCTCAAATCCACCATTTTCAAAGCTGATCTGCAAATCGCAGACATGGACCGGCAATATTATGACGGTCACATGCTGACGATTGCGCGTCACCCTTCTGAAACCGATGAACGCATGATGGTGAGAATTCTGGCCTTCGTGCTGCACGCAAGCGAAGCGCTGGCATTCGGCAAGGGCTTGAGCGCGGATGATGAGCCGGATCTGTGGCGCAAGGATTTGACCGGCGCGATTGATCTGTGGATAGAAGTCGGCCAGCCGGATGAAAAACGCATCATGAAAGCCTGCGGCCGTTCCAGCCAGGTCATCATTTACAGCTACAGCGGCATGAGCAATATCTGGTGGAATCAAACCGCTGGTAAAGTCGAGCGGGCGAAAAATCTGAGTGTATTCAATCTTCCTGCCGCCACCAGCCAGGCGCTGGCCAAACTCGCGCAACGCAATATGCAGTTGCAATGCACGATACAGGATGCCCAAGTCTGGATCAACGGCGACGGTGAGTCTCTGCTGATCGATTTACTGACATTGAAAGCGCCGGCGGCTGCTGCACGATAA
- a CDS encoding Conserved hypothetical protein (Evidence 4 : Homologs of previously reported genes of unknown function) — protein MHTSTPPASPDAIVAATQAWLEKAVIGLNLCPFAKAVHIKNQIRYVVSKARNVDALLDDLEAELKTLHAADAANIDTILLIHPDVLQDFLDYNDFLEIADELVEELELDGEIQIASFHPHYQFAGTAANDIENYTNRSPYPILHLLRESSIERAVEAFPQAETIFEKNMETLRELGLEGWRQLDLSKP, from the coding sequence ATGCATACATCTACTCCCCCCGCATCCCCTGATGCGATTGTCGCCGCGACTCAAGCGTGGCTTGAAAAAGCTGTTATCGGCTTGAACCTCTGTCCGTTTGCCAAAGCCGTACATATCAAGAATCAAATCCGTTACGTCGTCAGCAAGGCACGGAACGTGGATGCCTTGCTGGACGATCTGGAAGCTGAGTTGAAAACTTTGCATGCGGCGGATGCTGCCAATATCGATACAATCCTGTTAATACATCCCGACGTGCTGCAGGACTTCCTGGATTACAACGATTTTCTGGAAATCGCCGACGAGCTTGTTGAAGAGCTGGAGCTGGATGGAGAAATCCAGATTGCCAGTTTTCATCCGCACTACCAGTTTGCCGGTACCGCCGCAAACGATATAGAAAACTACACCAACCGTTCACCGTATCCTATTCTGCATTTATTACGGGAATCCAGCATTGAGCGTGCAGTAGAAGCGTTTCCGCAGGCAGAAACCATCTTTGAAAAAAACATGGAAACCTTGCGCGAACTGGGGCTGGAAGGCTGGCGACAACTGGACTTGAGCAAGCCCTGA
- a CDS encoding Conserved hypothetical protein (Evidence 4 : Homologs of previously reported genes of unknown function): MTTTDSQTTSNRLADQVAYDPNHLLDSLIEKLHLKNDAALSRALEVAPPVISKIRHRRLPVGASLLIRMHEVSDLSIRDLRILMGDRRDKFRISDKQFKPKDGVAVEQSE, translated from the coding sequence ATGACTACTACAGATAGCCAAACAACCAGCAACCGACTCGCTGATCAGGTTGCCTATGATCCCAATCACCTGCTGGATTCGCTGATTGAAAAACTGCATCTGAAAAACGATGCGGCCCTGTCGCGCGCATTGGAAGTCGCTCCTCCGGTGATCAGCAAAATCCGCCATCGCCGCTTGCCGGTAGGCGCATCGCTGCTGATTCGCATGCATGAAGTGAGTGACTTGAGCATTCGCGATTTGCGCATTCTGATGGGTGATCGTCGCGATAAATTCCGTATCAGCGACAAACAGTTCAAGCCGAAGGATGGCGTGGCGGTAGAGCAGTCAGAATAA
- the cysM gene encoding cysteine synthase B (O-acetylserine sulfhydrylase) (O-acetylserine (Thiol)-lyase B) (CSase B) (Evidence 2a : Function of homologous gene experimentally demonstrated in an other organism; PubMedId : 3062311; Product type e : enzyme): MTFLRKNSISLMQYLTIEDTIGNTPLVQLKRMDGEESARRNNVILGKLEGNNPAGSVKDRPALSMIKHAEERGTIKPGDTLIEATSGNTGIALAMVAAMRGYKMILLMPENLSEERRQAMAAYGAKIVLTPKAGGMEYARDLAEQMQKNGEGLILDQFANPDNPRSHYETTGPEIWRDTGGKITHFISAMGTTGTIIGVSEYLKEKNPDIRIIGVQPEEGSQIPGIRKWPEAYLPKIYDASKVDQLEYVSQGVAERMARRLAMEEGIFCGISAAGACEVALRISQTTENATIVFVVCDRGDRYLSTGVFPA; encoded by the coding sequence ATGACATTCCTCAGGAAAAATTCAATCTCCCTTATGCAATATTTGACTATCGAAGACACCATAGGCAACACGCCGCTGGTGCAACTCAAGCGCATGGACGGCGAAGAGTCGGCGCGTCGCAACAACGTCATTCTCGGAAAGCTGGAGGGCAACAATCCCGCCGGTTCGGTGAAAGACCGGCCTGCCTTATCCATGATCAAGCATGCAGAAGAACGCGGCACCATCAAGCCAGGTGATACCTTGATCGAGGCAACCAGCGGCAATACCGGCATCGCACTGGCGATGGTTGCGGCGATGCGCGGATACAAGATGATCTTGCTGATGCCGGAAAATTTAAGTGAAGAGCGTCGCCAGGCGATGGCTGCGTATGGTGCGAAAATTGTGCTGACGCCGAAAGCTGGCGGCATGGAATATGCACGCGATCTGGCGGAGCAAATGCAGAAAAATGGCGAAGGTTTGATTCTCGACCAGTTTGCCAATCCCGACAATCCACGTTCGCATTATGAAACTACCGGGCCGGAAATCTGGCGTGATACCGGCGGGAAAATCACTCATTTCATTAGTGCGATGGGCACTACCGGCACCATCATTGGTGTGTCCGAATACCTGAAGGAAAAAAATCCGGACATCAGAATCATTGGCGTGCAGCCGGAAGAGGGTTCACAGATTCCCGGTATCAGAAAATGGCCGGAAGCCTATCTGCCCAAGATTTATGATGCAAGCAAGGTCGATCAGCTGGAATATGTCAGCCAGGGGGTTGCCGAGCGAATGGCGCGACGTCTGGCAATGGAAGAAGGGATTTTCTGCGGAATTTCCGCGGCAGGCGCGTGCGAAGTCGCGCTGCGAATTTCTCAAACGACTGAAAATGCGACGATTGTATTCGTTGTCTGCGACCGTGGCGATCGCTATCTTTCAACAGGCGTTTTCCCGGCCTGA
- a CDS encoding Conserved hypothetical protein, putative DNA-binding (Evidence 4 : Homologs of previously reported genes of unknown function) → MLNKLLLVLAGLFVSISFAFADVEVNQADQAALDGIKGIGPTTSKAILEERKKGGNFKDWNDLQTRVKGVGDKSSEKFSQAGLTVNGIAKPGVTKPVAGKTDKAKKVAGDKAVEPKKTVKQ, encoded by the coding sequence ATGTTGAATAAATTATTGCTGGTGCTTGCAGGTTTGTTCGTTTCTATCAGTTTTGCGTTTGCGGATGTTGAAGTCAATCAAGCCGATCAGGCTGCGCTCGACGGCATCAAGGGTATAGGCCCGACAACTTCGAAGGCCATTCTGGAAGAGCGCAAAAAAGGTGGGAATTTCAAGGACTGGAATGATCTGCAAACACGTGTGAAGGGCGTAGGTGACAAGAGTTCGGAAAAATTTTCACAGGCAGGTTTGACCGTGAATGGCATTGCCAAGCCAGGCGTTACAAAGCCTGTCGCAGGTAAAACTGATAAAGCCAAAAAGGTAGCGGGCGACAAGGCGGTCGAACCGAAAAAGACGGTCAAGCAGTGA
- a CDS encoding Hypothetical protein (Evidence 5 : No homology to any previously reported sequences) yields the protein MTFAWHACQVPHASVITGIFFISSITKTHLYMGRQPIELLLKFKSIYCFIGNKFGRYACHS from the coding sequence TTGACGTTCGCATGGCATGCCTGCCAAGTACCTCATGCCAGTGTCATCACTGGCATTTTTTTTATCTCCTCCATTACGAAAACTCACCTGTATATGGGAAGGCAGCCTATTGAATTGCTGCTAAAGTTCAAGTCGATTTATTGCTTTATAGGCAATAAGTTCGGGCGTTATGCCTGTCATTCCTGA
- a CDS encoding conserved hypothetical protein; putative TPR repeat (Evidence 4 : Homologs of previously reported genes of unknown function), with amino-acid sequence MEFENWWLLAIPAFFTLGWIAARVDIKQLVSESRTLPRGYFKGLNFLLNEQPDKAIDAFIEIVKLDPETVELHFALGNLFRGRGETERAIRVHQNLLARPDLPQEHKVHAQYELGQDYLNAGLLDRAEETFNLLVETQYSAQAHRALLEIYQREKEWTRAIEAAGALQESGAGGRQKEIAQFYCELAQDELVHTHADAAIVLLEKALAADRKNVRATMLMGDAFLAKDDIEAALLAWRRVEHQSVPHVALVAQRLMDGYRAVGRPQEGVNLLKFYLAEASSIDLLEVVFQAVLELEGVDAATQMVSDELRRTPTLLGLDKLLEARLLDAPPEMRSELSMVKNLVHGYTQKLARYQCSNCGFKARQYYWQCPGCSKWESYPPRRTEELNVMN; translated from the coding sequence ATGGAATTTGAAAACTGGTGGTTGCTCGCTATCCCCGCTTTTTTTACCCTGGGCTGGATTGCTGCACGCGTGGATATCAAACAACTGGTTTCCGAGTCGCGCACTTTGCCGCGCGGCTATTTCAAGGGCTTGAATTTTCTGCTCAACGAGCAGCCCGACAAGGCAATCGACGCTTTCATTGAAATCGTCAAGCTGGACCCGGAGACTGTCGAGCTGCATTTCGCTCTCGGCAATCTGTTTCGTGGTCGCGGCGAGACTGAGCGGGCGATTCGCGTCCATCAAAACCTGCTTGCGCGTCCCGATTTGCCGCAGGAGCACAAGGTGCATGCGCAGTATGAATTGGGGCAGGATTATCTGAATGCAGGTTTGCTGGATCGCGCGGAAGAAACCTTCAATCTGCTCGTCGAGACACAATACAGTGCACAGGCGCATCGCGCCCTGCTGGAAATCTATCAGCGTGAAAAAGAATGGACGCGCGCCATCGAAGCGGCCGGTGCGCTACAGGAATCGGGTGCCGGTGGTCGACAAAAGGAAATTGCGCAATTCTATTGCGAGCTGGCGCAGGATGAGCTGGTGCATACCCACGCCGATGCCGCCATTGTGCTGCTGGAAAAAGCCTTGGCGGCCGATCGCAAGAACGTACGTGCAACGATGCTGATGGGCGATGCCTTCCTCGCCAAGGATGATATCGAAGCCGCACTGCTGGCATGGCGTCGCGTGGAACATCAAAGCGTGCCGCATGTGGCACTGGTGGCGCAACGCTTGATGGATGGTTATCGTGCGGTAGGAAGGCCGCAGGAAGGCGTGAACCTGCTTAAATTCTATCTGGCAGAAGCCTCTTCCATCGATTTGCTGGAAGTCGTGTTTCAGGCTGTGCTGGAGCTGGAAGGTGTGGATGCAGCAACGCAAATGGTCAGCGATGAACTGCGCCGGACGCCGACCTTGCTGGGACTGGACAAGCTGCTGGAAGCACGTTTGCTGGATGCGCCGCCGGAGATGCGTTCCGAGCTGTCGATGGTCAAGAATCTGGTGCACGGCTATACGCAAAAACTGGCGCGCTATCAGTGCAGCAATTGTGGTTTCAAGGCACGCCAGTATTACTGGCAATGTCCCGGCTGCAGCAAATGGGAAAGTTATCCGCCGCGTCGCACTGAAGAATTGAATGTCATGAATTGA
- a CDS encoding Conserved hypothetical protein; putative exported protein (Evidence 4 : Homologs of previously reported genes of unknown function), translating into MKILFRILALIFFIIFFGFALKNTDEVTLRFFLGYVIQGPLVLLLLGFFVAGAVLGVLAMLPMVFRSRREVAKNKKALVAIQDEAQAQLQAKSQPPQPDAVTPL; encoded by the coding sequence ATGAAGATCCTGTTCAGAATCCTTGCTCTTATATTCTTCATCATCTTTTTCGGCTTCGCCCTGAAAAATACGGACGAAGTGACATTGCGGTTTTTCCTGGGTTACGTCATACAGGGACCACTGGTTTTATTGCTGCTGGGTTTTTTCGTTGCCGGCGCGGTACTCGGCGTATTGGCCATGTTGCCTATGGTGTTCCGCTCCCGCAGGGAAGTCGCAAAGAACAAGAAAGCACTGGTGGCCATACAGGATGAAGCGCAGGCGCAACTGCAGGCCAAATCCCAGCCGCCACAGCCGGATGCGGTGACGCCGCTCTAA
- the ihfB gene encoding Integration host factor subunit beta (IHF-beta) (Evidence 2a : Function of homologous gene experimentally demonstrated in an other organism; PubMedId : 8973312, 8892836, 9011038; Product type f : factor), producing the protein MTKSELIARLAERYPQLVAKDADYAVKTILDAMSDALATGQRIEIRGFGSFALNSRPPRIGRNPKSGDKVMVPEKRVPHFKPGKQLRERVDAMVGQPIIED; encoded by the coding sequence ATGACAAAGTCGGAGCTCATTGCTCGTTTGGCTGAGCGTTATCCGCAACTGGTAGCCAAGGATGCGGATTACGCAGTCAAAACCATCCTCGACGCAATGTCCGACGCCCTGGCGACCGGACAGCGCATCGAGATCCGTGGTTTTGGCAGCTTTGCACTCAATAGCCGCCCGCCGCGTATCGGTCGCAACCCGAAGTCGGGTGACAAGGTGATGGTTCCGGAAAAACGGGTGCCACACTTCAAGCCTGGCAAGCAGTTGCGGGAGCGAGTGGATGCGATGGTAGGGCAACCGATCATTGAAGACTGA
- the rpsA gene encoding 30S ribosomal subunit protein S1 (Evidence 2a : Function of homologous gene experimentally demonstrated in an other organism; PubMedId : 6281725, 7041110; Product type s : structure) codes for MESFAALFEESLTRQDMRSGEVISAEVVRLDHNFVIVNAGLKSEAFIPIEEFKNDNGELEVNVGDFISVAIESLENGFGDTILSRDKAKRLASWLSLEKAMESGEIVIGTVNGKVKGGLTVLTNGIRAFLPGSLVDTRPVKDTTPFEGKTLEFKVIKLDRKRNNVVLSRRAVIEASMGEERQKLMETLKEGTVVTGIVKNITDYGAFVDLGGIDGLLHITDLAWRRVRHPSEVLTVGQEITAKVLKYDQEKNRVSLGVKQLGDDPWTGLSRRYPQGTRLFGKVTNLTDYGSFVEVEQGIEGLVHVSEMDWTNKNVAPNKVVQLGDEVEVMVLEIDEERRRISLGMKQCKANPWDDFAVTHKKGDKVRGAIKSITDFGVFIGLAGNIDGLVHLSDLSWTETGEEAVRRFKKGDELEAIVLAIDVERERVSLGVKQLEGDPFNNFAAMNDKGALVTGTVKSVEPKGAVIQLSEEVEGYLRASEISRDRVEDAGTHLKVGDTVEAMVINVDRKARGIQLSIKAKDNVETQEAMQKMSSDSNAASGTTSLGALLKAKLDNSKN; via the coding sequence ATGGAAAGTTTTGCCGCTCTTTTTGAAGAATCGTTGACTCGCCAGGACATGCGTTCCGGTGAAGTGATTTCGGCTGAAGTCGTTCGTCTCGACCACAACTTCGTGATCGTGAACGCCGGCTTGAAATCGGAAGCATTTATTCCAATCGAAGAATTCAAAAACGACAATGGCGAACTCGAAGTCAACGTTGGCGACTTTATTTCCGTCGCAATTGAATCCCTCGAAAACGGTTTTGGCGACACCATCCTGTCGCGCGACAAGGCGAAACGCCTGGCGTCGTGGCTCTCGCTTGAAAAAGCGATGGAGTCTGGCGAAATCGTTATCGGTACCGTTAACGGTAAAGTCAAAGGCGGTCTGACCGTTTTGACCAATGGCATCCGCGCATTCTTGCCGGGTTCGCTGGTTGATACACGTCCTGTCAAGGACACGACCCCATTCGAAGGCAAAACCCTCGAATTCAAAGTCATCAAACTCGATCGCAAGCGTAACAACGTTGTGCTGTCGCGCCGCGCCGTCATCGAAGCATCGATGGGCGAAGAGCGTCAAAAACTGATGGAAACACTCAAAGAAGGTACGGTTGTTACCGGTATCGTCAAAAATATCACCGACTACGGCGCGTTCGTGGATCTGGGCGGTATCGACGGCCTGTTGCACATCACCGATCTGGCATGGCGTCGTGTGCGTCACCCATCGGAAGTGCTGACTGTCGGCCAGGAAATCACGGCCAAAGTTCTCAAGTACGATCAAGAGAAAAACCGTGTTTCGCTGGGCGTCAAGCAATTGGGCGACGATCCTTGGACCGGTCTGTCGCGTCGTTACCCACAAGGCACACGTCTGTTCGGTAAAGTCACCAACCTGACCGACTACGGCTCGTTCGTTGAAGTTGAACAAGGCATCGAAGGCCTGGTTCACGTTTCCGAAATGGACTGGACCAACAAAAACGTGGCGCCAAACAAAGTTGTCCAATTGGGCGACGAAGTTGAAGTCATGGTTCTGGAAATCGACGAAGAACGTCGTCGTATCAGCCTCGGCATGAAACAGTGCAAAGCCAATCCATGGGACGACTTTGCAGTCACCCACAAGAAAGGTGACAAAGTCCGCGGCGCGATCAAATCGATCACCGACTTCGGCGTGTTCATCGGCCTAGCTGGCAACATCGACGGTCTGGTTCACTTGTCCGATCTGTCCTGGACAGAAACAGGCGAAGAGGCTGTTCGTCGCTTCAAGAAGGGCGATGAGCTGGAAGCAATCGTGTTGGCTATCGACGTGGAACGTGAACGCGTATCTCTCGGCGTCAAACAACTCGAAGGCGACCCATTCAACAACTTCGCTGCCATGAACGACAAGGGCGCATTAGTTACTGGTACCGTTAAATCGGTTGAGCCTAAAGGCGCAGTGATCCAATTGTCCGAAGAAGTTGAAGGCTACTTGCGCGCTTCCGAAATCTCCCGCGACCGCGTGGAAGATGCCGGTACGCACCTGAAAGTCGGCGACACTGTTGAAGCTATGGTCATCAACGTTGACCGCAAAGCACGCGGTATTCAACTGTCGATCAAAGCAAAAGACAATGTTGAAACGCAGGAAGCAATGCAAAAAATGTCGTCGGATTCGAATGCTGCATCCGGTACGACCAGCCTCGGCGCATTGCTCAAAGCCAAGCTCGATAACAGCAAGAACTAA
- the cmk gene encoding Cytidylate kinase (CK) (Cytidine monophosphate kinase) (CMP kinase) (Evidence 2a : Function of homologous gene experimentally demonstrated in an other organism; PubMedId : 4373439, 7836281; Product type e : enzyme) produces MDCNMTSFPYIPVIAIDGPTASGKGTVAQLVATQLGFHYLDSGALYRLTALSALRNAVALNDEQALAKLAETLQCSFTNGDIFLAGENVTLAIRAEEVGNAASKIAALPALRQALVALQLRFRTAPGLIADGRDMGTVIFPDADLKVFLTASPEARAQRRYKQLIDKGFSANMQDLLKDLNERDARDANRAVAPLKPAEGAYLLDTSNLTVHQAVEQVLGWYADVKKPV; encoded by the coding sequence ATGGATTGCAACATGACTTCATTTCCTTATATTCCCGTTATTGCCATTGATGGTCCGACGGCTTCCGGCAAGGGCACGGTGGCGCAGCTGGTGGCGACGCAGCTGGGCTTTCATTACCTCGATTCGGGCGCTCTGTATCGCCTGACAGCTTTGTCCGCGTTACGGAATGCGGTGGCGCTCAACGATGAGCAGGCCTTGGCGAAGCTGGCGGAAACGCTGCAGTGCAGCTTCACGAATGGTGACATTTTTCTTGCTGGCGAGAATGTAACGCTGGCGATACGTGCTGAGGAAGTAGGTAATGCGGCCTCGAAAATTGCTGCTTTGCCTGCATTGCGCCAGGCTTTGGTGGCTTTGCAACTGCGTTTTCGCACTGCGCCTGGCTTGATCGCAGATGGGCGTGATATGGGAACCGTGATTTTCCCGGATGCCGATCTGAAAGTCTTCCTGACCGCGAGTCCCGAAGCGCGCGCCCAAAGACGTTATAAGCAATTGATTGACAAGGGATTTTCTGCTAATATGCAAGACCTTCTGAAGGATTTGAACGAACGGGATGCGCGCGATGCGAATCGGGCTGTCGCTCCGTTAAAACCTGCAGAGGGTGCGTATTTGCTGGATACCTCGAATTTGACCGTGCATCAGGCGGTAGAGCAGGTACTGGGCTGGTACGCCGATGTGAAGAAGCCTGTATAG
- the aroA gene encoding 3-phosphoshikimate 1-carboxyvinyltransferase (5-enolpyruvylshikimate-3-phosphate synthase) (EPSP synthase) (EPSPS) (Evidence 2a : Function of homologous gene experimentally demonstrated in an other organism; PubMedId : 3518706; Product type e : enzyme), translating into MNKHYPHYLDLQPAMHAKGVVRLPGSKSISNRTLLLAALADGTTQIRDLLASDDTHVMLMALQKIGVKWEQIGESQDYVVHGVNGAFPVHQADLFMGNAGTAIRPLTAALAVTGGDYTLHGVSRMHERPIGDLVDALNAIGTHIEYTGEPGYPPLHIQRGRIHAQRMQVRGNVSSQFLTALLMAAPLMAREQDVTIDVVGELISKPYIEITLNLMRRFGVEVQRDGWQSFTIAAGQRYISPGIIHVEGDASSASYFLAAGAIAGGPVRVEGVGKNSIQGDVRFVESLQQMGATITMGDNWIEAKSNGALRAIDADFNHIPDAAMTIAVAALYADGTSTLRNIGSWRVKETDRISAMTIELRKLGASVEEGEDYLRITPPAVIQPAAIDTYDDHRMAMCFSLATLDGAIRKGSKIRINDPQCVAKTFPDYFTAFAKVTEDSLF; encoded by the coding sequence ATGAATAAACACTATCCGCATTACCTCGATCTGCAACCAGCCATGCATGCCAAAGGCGTGGTGCGTTTGCCAGGTTCCAAAAGCATTTCCAATCGCACCTTGCTGTTAGCCGCTCTGGCGGACGGCACTACGCAGATCAGGGATTTGCTGGCATCGGACGATACGCATGTGATGCTGATGGCACTGCAAAAAATCGGTGTCAAATGGGAGCAGATCGGCGAGTCGCAGGATTACGTTGTACATGGCGTCAACGGCGCATTTCCCGTGCATCAAGCCGATCTTTTCATGGGCAATGCAGGAACCGCCATTCGTCCGTTGACTGCGGCACTGGCAGTGACAGGCGGTGATTACACTTTGCATGGTGTATCGCGCATGCATGAGCGTCCTATCGGCGATCTGGTCGATGCCTTGAATGCCATCGGCACGCATATCGAATACACCGGTGAGCCGGGTTATCCGCCTCTGCATATCCAGCGTGGACGCATACATGCGCAACGCATGCAGGTGCGCGGCAATGTTTCCAGCCAATTCCTGACGGCCTTGCTGATGGCGGCACCGCTGATGGCGCGCGAACAGGATGTCACCATCGATGTGGTTGGCGAATTGATATCCAAACCGTATATTGAAATCACCCTGAATCTGATGCGTCGCTTCGGTGTGGAAGTGCAGCGCGATGGCTGGCAGTCATTCACGATAGCGGCTGGACAGCGCTATATTTCTCCCGGCATTATCCATGTTGAAGGCGATGCGTCTTCAGCGTCGTATTTTCTGGCGGCGGGGGCGATTGCCGGCGGTCCGGTCCGGGTCGAAGGTGTGGGCAAAAATAGTATCCAGGGTGACGTGCGCTTTGTCGAGTCCTTGCAGCAGATGGGTGCGACCATCACGATGGGCGACAACTGGATAGAGGCGAAATCCAACGGCGCATTGCGTGCCATTGATGCCGACTTCAACCATATTCCCGACGCTGCGATGACGATAGCCGTCGCGGCCCTGTATGCCGACGGCACCAGCACCTTGCGCAATATCGGCAGCTGGCGCGTCAAGGAAACCGATCGCATCAGCGCGATGACGATCGAATTGCGCAAGCTGGGCGCGAGTGTGGAAGAGGGGGAGGATTATTTGCGGATAACGCCGCCGGCCGTGATACAACCCGCCGCAATCGATACCTATGACGACCACCGGATGGCCATGTGTTTTTCGCTGGCGACACTGGATGGCGCCATACGCAAGGGTAGCAAGATACGTATCAACGATCCGCAATGCGTGGCAAAAACATTCCCGGACTATTTCACTGCCTTTGCCAAGGTCACGGAAGATAGTTTGTTTTAA